In Lolium perenne isolate Kyuss_39 chromosome 5, Kyuss_2.0, whole genome shotgun sequence, the sequence CATTGTATGTTTGGTTGATGACCATGATCAAATCACACTAATCAAGGGTTTAGTGGGTTATTTGTATGGATTTTCCTATATAGTTTCTGCTATTTGAATCATGGCTTCGTGATTACATGGTTTGCTTTCTTGAAATGACTAGATTAGACAACCCCCAAAACAAATGGTGGAATGATTATAGTTTCTAGTATTTGAATCATAGATTGTTGTTGTAGAGACAAAAGAGTACATGTTACTAGAATAGTGAGAAAAATTTGTGCTCATGCCTCGGAGATATTAGCATTTACCAGGAGAGCATTATCTGCTGGCACTGAAATGACATGAAGCCCATTTAGACATACGGTCTCCTTCCTCTGGATATGACCAGACCCTGGTCACTGTGTGAAGATCATGGAAACAACCATAGTATAGTTTAGCGGTATGCAAATTGTCTTCCTGGCTGATGAACATGTTCGATTCGCACCAATCATGTCTTGCCGGATTGTTTGTATGAATTTAGATTTACAATATAATTGTCTGGCATTTGAGCTGTGGCTTGGGTAGCTAGTTGACCTTGAAATCACCAAATTAGACAATCCCCTAAAGAAATTATGGGAGGGTTATTTTATGGGTATTTCAGATAGCATTGTTGTTGTCCCTACATGGTGAGTGTTGCTTTTAAGTCTGAAATTTTCAATGGTGGAAGCAAATTGTAATTGAACATCTTTTCTTTATCCTGGTTTTTCCTTCAAAAGTTGTTATGTTTAGTTGTAGAGCTGATTTCACATCTTTTCATTTACATTATGGCTAAATTGCAAGAACACATGTACATTGGTTTAGATAAATGATATTCTCATTCCGAACTTCTAATGTTCCTTTTCAGGCGTAAGGGATCATACTGCAAATTTCATTCCTCGGTAAGGTTATACTAGCTGTCACTATTTTGCAACTGAGGCAAGACAGGCATGCAGTTTTTTATTGTGGATTAATTATGCTTGCTTCCCACGGACAGAACACATCATCACAGAAGCACTTTACTGGCAGAGCGGAGCTTAAGGGTGGGTAAGTGAATCCAAAAGAGAATGGTCCTAGCTTTCCTTGTATTCCCCAATAGTTCCTCGTCATATCCACATAATTCTGTACACTTTCTTCTTCTTCAGAAACTTTCAGTTTGCTGCCAATTTACGCTCCAGAGGCATTTACATGGTCAAGCCTCCCTCAGAGCAATCTGGTCCAAGAAATCCATCAAGACCAGTGAAAGTAATGTCAATCGATGGACTGAAAAGGGCTTTAAGGTATTCTAAGTACTTCTGTGTTCATTGTTTCTCCTTATATTCGACGATAAACATGAACTTCTGTAGTGAACAAAATGATGGTGTGAATTGTGAAATACACAAATACGTGTTTCAGATAATCTGTATACCGTTGTATTGTTCAAATGTGAATTCTGAAGGATCCTCTAGTATATGACGACAGACTAATGATTGAAAATGCATCAGCCCTTTTAATAGCATGAACTGAATTCCTTGCCATGTTAAACATGATATTTCTTAATTCTTATATTGTCTTGCAGTCATGCAGATAAAGTGACCAGTAAGAACAACTCTCAGGGCATCAGGTTCCTCTCCCATGTCACAGGTAAAAACCTCACTCTTCATCTGTTTCACCTCATACTTCAATGGGAGTTGCACCTGTTTGATGCAAAAAATTCTGCGGTCACCTTGCAGTCGCAATTGATTTTCTTTCTGCATTGAGCAGGCGGCACTGAACCGAAACTCGTGAGGAATGGTGCTACAGTTCTGGAGAAGCCGATGTCAACCTGGAGCAGCCTTTCAGCAAAGCTGAGCGCAAGCAGAAGGTGAGGCGCAACATTCCCAGTTCACCTACCCGTAGTCTTCACCGCTCTATCGAGCAATTCATTTCAACTAAGTGACCTTTATTTACATGCAGAGCGACATCTTCTGGCACCAAGTTAGCACCCAAACCGAGCCTGCAGAAGCAAGAACAAGACGCCAAGAGAAGAAAGGCGAATGAACCTCCGGGGAACACAATCGAGCTGGACCTAGGAAGCTCAGACGACGAGGAGATTGACATAGTGCTGCGACGCTGATTGGCCTAGCCAGCTATTCCAGTGGCTGTAGATGTACAAGTGGCACAGTCTAGCCAGGTTCATGGTTTAGGGACACATTTTCTTCGAGTGGCTGTAAATGTACAACCAAGAGTGAACAGGGATATTCTACAGAGTTGCAAGTGCCGTTTCACAGATAACACATGATTTAGTTGAGGCGCCTATGTATACTTGATTCCTTGTTTAAGAGATGATGATCTGAAATACCGGGGGCTATTGTTTTCTGTTCGCCTGAATTTTGATCTTGATCCATGAGCATCCAAAAGGACACAACACGTGCCAGGTCTGGAGCTTCTTCTGTTAAAATATTACGCAAGTTGATATGTTCAACGTCCCCGGCATCTCTTAATAGAATGGATGTTATTGGTTGCATTGAACTTGAGTAAATGTTCCAACAATTGTATATTTCTTGCCAGCAGGTGTACGAGGTATCAACGAGAATTCGTACTCTTTATAGGCAGAATGTGCCGTGAAAACTTAGGCTGAGCTACACGGAGCTCTTTATTTTCAAACACTCAGAATTGTTAGAATTTGTTATCTCTATGTAACCTAAAATATAAATCAGTTTATATTGAGATTTTACACCACTTGAGCATTCATCGTTGGTTATCTGTAGAATTTTGTTTCTgattttttgaaactttaaaataCGAATTTTAAGTGTTAAAAAAcaaagagctacatgtagcttggCCTCGAAAACACCGTATGGTACTTTATTGAACAAGTTGGCCAAGTATAAGTTGCGTTTGGTCACTCTAGTAAAGACTCTACTTTGTCATTAGAGGAGTAACAAAATAGCAAAGCCTAACCTTGAAAAACTAAATAAATGTTACTGACTGATCGGCAAACCTCTAGCGTCGAGGGCAGTGCACCTATCTGGAACGGATGGTGGACACAGAAACAAGCTCAGCACAGACGTTGTCAGTATCACCCACATTCAAGGAGCAATAAGCAGGCAAAGGGACCAGGTTTGATCTGCTTCCGAACAGTGGTAATCACCAGCAGTACAGCACGAAGCAGAAGAGCCAGAGGCCATCCTGCACCCTGGACCATCTGGAACAGATGGGTGCATCCACAAGAAAACAAGCAAAGAATCCAACGATTCAGCACAAACACAGCAGGAAAACAAATGAAGCTCAGCACAAGAGAGTCATGCATAAGATCCAACTAGCATTAGTGCAGAATAACCAGCAACCAGCATCTCCTCATAACCAGGTTCAAGAGTGCACCAAATATCACCACCAAAAAAGAACGGAGTCAGCTCAGCAAATGGTAAGGCCTCCCGATCCACCGGAACCAGAACCTACTTACAACTTCACCCTAGCATAGTTTTTCAAACCACAGACGGTTAACAGCTGCTCCCAGGCACTACCAGCGCCATCGTTACCTCTTCTTGCTGGTTATTCGCGTTACTTGTCAGGGCGGCGACCTTCACTCGAAGGCCCACGCGTTCTCCTTGCgcacttcctcctcttcctctgggGTGAAGTCGTTCTTGATGTTGAAGGTCGCGCGGATCTCCTCTGGGGTCTTGCCCTTGATCATGTCAGCCACCGTCTGGCAGGTCAGGTCCAGCAGCCCCTTGATGTCCAGGTAGTTTGCAGCCTGTCCAGGGATATACAAGCATACTGATCAGGTATCATACACGAGACACGAAACAGATTAAACATATAGTAGTAAACTGGAGCATCAACCAATAGACTATTGCATCATCCACATGGTCGGGCACAAGTTCATACTTGAACAAGAGCAAGACATTATTATCAATAAAAATAGTACTATCTTCAGGTTGAGTGGACCTTTTCGGTACTGAACAACTGGCATTATTATATTATAGCTTAGACAGAGGATAATGTTCCAGTGCAGAGAATTATACACAAGCAAGATGCCAATATAGCCTACCAGCTAGGAGCAGAAGCATGGCATTACTATATTATGTGcaaaaacaaagcaaagcaaagaCCAAGACAAAGCGAAGCAATAGATACAAGGTAAGCAATGAATAATAATATCCACATCAAAGACTACCACAGAGCAACAAAGAAATCTTAGGTTTCTTGCTCCCTTATGGGAGACATACCTTGCTCCCTTATGGCAGACATAATTAATAGTTGAACACAAATAGATAATCTACAACAACCTTCTTATCTGAGCATGCAACACTAAACACCCACAAGCCACTACTGTACAAAGTAGTGGCTAAACATACCATATCTTACTGGCTTGCTGCCTGTTTCAACAGGCTTCTACACATCTAACAATAACAAAGCAAGTCAAATTTTATTGGATTAATGTTCCCAAGGGAAACAAATGTGCTTCAAACTAAAACAGGAAACACAAACTATGCAAGAAGCCTCTGCAAAGAACTCCACAGAAGAAATAAAAGTGAGTGCTCAGAACTAAAACAGGAAAAAAAATCAGGTATGTAAGAAGCTTGGATAGAAACACATATCATGCTCTGTAGGAAAACATGAAACAGCAATCAGCTCTGTAAGAAGCTTGGTGAGAATCAAATGTCACGGCCTGCAACTACATAGAATTTCACAACCACATGCCAAGCAGATCCCTTTTCATTACAAAGAATCCTGTCACTAAATAAAACATCAGACATCTACAAAATCTTATGTAACACACCAGACACTTTCAGTAATATCATCCAGTCGCTCATCAGATGACAGGTGATCCATCGTAATGATAACAGAGTTCAATTAAGCAGTTTGGGTCATGTAATAATAAATGTGTACATGACACAAATAACCCAGAACGAACATAAAAATGGTCACTTTCTGAATAAAAATGGTTACTTCCCCCAAACAACGCCACAAGACCCTAGATCCCAAAACGAAACCCTAGTTGTCAGAAAACGAGCAACGAATCTGGGCAATCGCCGTTCAAAACCACAGAGCGCAACCGGATCTGGTCAATCGCGTACTGGGAGGGAGTGGTTGGAGGAGAGGCTCACCAGGATGAGGTCGAAGAGGGTGGCCTGGTCGACCTTGACGAAGTCCTCGTCGAAGGTCTTGAGCTCGGTGCCGGCGGCGTTGGTGCTCATGTCGCCGTCGGGGGCGAGGGCGGCGCGCGTCTGGACGTGCTTCCTGCAGTACTCGATGACCTTGGAGAGGATCTTGGCGCTGACGTTGGGGAGCGGGATGACGCCGTCGCACTCGTCCTCGATCATGTGCTTGATGGTCTGCGACTCCAGCACCAGCACCTCCTCCACCTCGAACTCCTCGCCGTCGGAGCTCCGCAGGGTGCGCTTCCTCTCCGCCGCGTCCGCCATTGCTTGGTGGGGCTGGTGGGGAGGCGGAAAACCCTAGGTGGGGAGAGGAGTGGAGAAACCCTAGGCGAGCTGAGCGCAGCGGCGGTGTTGTGGTTGTGGAGACGGGAGAGGAGGACAAGGGGCGGCTTTTATCAGTCCActgaggctggtgccaatgcaccgcccgactcccgccccgccacgtcagcttttctctcactctcaccccactctcaccccactctca encodes:
- the LOC127302717 gene encoding SKP1-like protein 20, translated to MADAAERKRTLRSSDGEEFEVEEVLVLESQTIKHMIEDECDGVIPLPNVSAKILSKVIEYCRKHVQTRAALAPDGDMSTNAAGTELKTFDEDFVKVDQATLFDLILAANYLDIKGLLDLTCQTVADMIKGKTPEEIRATFNIKNDFTPEEEEEVRKENAWAFE